The Methanosarcina acetivorans C2A genome includes the window CTACCGTTGCTCCGATGCAGTCATCTACAACTCTTTCATCATCCTTTAGTATCCGCACCGTACAGCCATCTTTTTCCAGACAAAAATCCTCCTCCACATTACCCAGAACATTACCGCAAAGGCCGTAAAAAATGAGTATCCCATTGGAGAACGGTATCATTTCCCTGATATTTTGATAGACTTCGGATTTCAATATTTTTGGTACTGAATGAAGCCCGAGTTTCATAAGGTTGACTACAACAGTGAGTTCATTCCTGTCGATATTATTAAGCACCTTTGGTAGCTTTTCGAACGGAATAATATCATAACATATATGCTGTTCATCTATTTTTTCGGAAAATTCAGCGATATTCCCATTTGCTACAATTAAAATTCTCTTTATTTGGGAATCGTTTGCAATCAGCCAAATTATTTCATCTTGAAGCATTTTACAACCTAAAATACTCATAACGGGCATTACAAATCTCCTCCAAATTTATTTTATGTATCCTACTAGTTTCAATTCTTTAGAGCAAAAAATTGATTTGATAATTAGAATCCATCTACCTATATATAGGTAGATTCGGGATGGGAAAAAAATCAATCCTTCCACCCAAGATCAGATTTGATTAAGGAAATAGATCTGACAAGTGTTTTTCTACCCTGGATGCTAGATAACAGTCTGGCACCCATCAATGTTTCGACTACCAATTCCGCGCGTGCTTCGACAGGGTCTGAAAAATTGAATTCCCCTTTTTCCAGGCCGGTTCTGAGAACTTTGGAAATCCAATCTAATATACAATGCAGTAGCAGCAGATTTTGCTTTTTAACTTCCTCCGGAAGTTCTTCAAAATCAAGGATCACTGAGCCAGGAGGGCAGATACTTTTACCTTCATCAAACTCCTTCAATGCATAATCGAAATAGTATTGAAGCTGCTCACGAGCAGACCCTCCAGACTCCACAATTCGGGCAATATGCTCGACTAAGTTCTTTCTGCTCTCTTCAAGCAAGGCAGCAACCAAATCTTCTTTTTTAGGGTAGTAATGATGTATTGAAGAGTTTTTTATCCCCAGTTTCCGGGAAATATCCTTATAACTAAATCCATTATAACCCTGGCATTGCAAAAAGTGCCTTGCGTAGTGGCGTATTTGTTGATTGGTCTGGCTTATGTCTGTCATATAAATACACATGTTTCTTATGAGTACTTGAATAACACTCATTCATATTAAGCTTAGTTTCTGGCCCGGTTCGGATGAAAAACATTTTGCATTTCGTATGCATTATATACCAAGTTGCTGACAGGCCCACAGCGCAGTATTGCGAATATTCCGATCAGGATTTTCCACGGCTTCTTTGATATATTCATAATACTTCCGGTCTCCGCTGTTGGCCATAGCTCTCAAAGCATTGCATTTCCATATCCGCAGGCCATCCTGTCCTATATACCAGAACCTGGGCTGAATTACATTAAGGAAGATTTCTTCATCCATGTTCCATATACTTTCAAGCGACAGATATGGCGCTATATCTGATAAATCAATAAAGTTTTCCATTTCTTCCCATTTGTTTTTATTCCTTGGACATACATTCTGACAGATGTCACACCCATATCCAGGTCCCCATCTCGGCTCGCAAGCCCTCTGTCTGCGAATTTAACCCGTTTGTGAGTTGAGCGATGCACTTTCCCCTGTTCATTGATAAAGGCATGTTCATAGCTCCGGTCGGGCACGAATCTATGCATTTGTTACAGCCATCCGGATAATTTAATGAACGCATAGGCATATCATATTCCATTTCACTGTCAATTACCCACGTTTCAATGAAGACCCAGGAACCATGTTCTTTCGTGTAGAAAAAGTTGTTCTTGCCTGTACGTCCTAAGCCGGCATTCACTGCTGCCAGACGGGCGGTAACTATTCCAGAAGCATATTTAATCCCCAGCTCGCCTAAATAAGCATCAAATTCGAGTCTCCAGAAATACTCCTTTGAGTGTTTCGGTCTTCCATCAACCAGGTATGTCTTTCCTATGTAACTATCGAGTTCCTCTGGAATTTTATATTTCCCATATCTTCTCACACAAACAATAATTGATTTTGCCCACTTTACATTTTTTTGAGGAAAGGCTAGAGGATACAGGTTTTCATATAATGAGCGAGACTCAGAGAAATTTCTAATCCTTTCATCAAGATGTGATGAGTATTCCTCAACCAAATTCACAGGTGTTATTCCACATAAATCGTAACCTATTTCCAGGGCTTTTTCTTTGGTACAAGATGACAGATACTGCTCAATTTTTTGTCCCTCCGAATTTATACAAAATTTTAAACATTCTTGTTATTTCCCGGACAACAAATCTACCTGCATGCAAGTATCTATCTACATGTAGGTAGATATTTTCCTATAAGTAGATAACGGTTAAAATCTCCGGCTTTGGAAACTACCCGAAATACCTTAACAAAGATGTATTCTTTCAGATGAACTGTCATTCCTTCTGGTAGATCTGTTTGGAATAAGGTTTATCGAGAGTAGTATCATCGATAATAAAAAACCAACTTCTGGAGTGATAAGGTCCTTGACCTCTTCCCATAAAGCCTCCGTGTCCTGAGGATGCCTTAGAAAAAGGCGAGCAAAAG containing:
- a CDS encoding DUF1638 domain-containing protein, whose product is MPVMSILGCKMLQDEIIWLIANDSQIKRILIVANGNIAEFSEKIDEQHICYDIIPFEKLPKVLNNIDRNELTVVVNLMKLGLHSVPKILKSEVYQNIREMIPFSNGILIFYGLCGNVLGNVEEDFCLEKDGCTVRILKDDERVVDDCIGATVGGGANYLKLLKTHSKEPAFFFTPMYASSWKELLNINKLHSDPEKALKMAKMINDLAGYSRVAKVNTGLTYVKNIDAKIEEYAQLFGYSTFEISGNQEIFEKCYLSIKDEICDSC
- a CDS encoding TetR/AcrR family transcriptional regulator; its protein translation is MTDISQTNQQIRHYARHFLQCQGYNGFSYKDISRKLGIKNSSIHHYYPKKEDLVAALLEESRKNLVEHIARIVESGGSAREQLQYYFDYALKEFDEGKSICPPGSVILDFEELPEEVKKQNLLLLHCILDWISKVLRTGLEKGEFNFSDPVEARAELVVETLMGARLLSSIQGRKTLVRSISLIKSDLGWKD
- a CDS encoding HEAT repeat domain-containing protein, with product MENFIDLSDIAPYLSLESIWNMDEEIFLNVIQPRFWYIGQDGLRIWKCNALRAMANSGDRKYYEYIKEAVENPDRNIRNTALWACQQLGI
- a CDS encoding 4Fe-4S double cluster binding domain-containing protein, with amino-acid sequence MRRYGKYKIPEELDSYIGKTYLVDGRPKHSKEYFWRLEFDAYLGELGIKYASGIVTARLAAVNAGLGRTGKNNFFYTKEHGSWVFIETWVIDSEMEYDMPMRSLNYPDGCNKCIDSCPTGAMNMPLSMNRGKCIAQLTNGLNSQTEGLRAEMGTWIWV